One genomic region from Streptomyces sp. Li-HN-5-11 encodes:
- a CDS encoding FadD3 family acyl-CoA ligase, with protein MRHDLEFLSIPNVVRVAAQRFGDAPALVDGELRLTFLELEARMIHAVRSALALGIGPGDRVGLCAPNSVEWIVTALGIQGAGGVVVPLNTRFKSTEISYILRKSGAKALFAAASFLGTDYIAELRRTDPELPALRTTVSMPGGAEGLYWSQFLAHGEECPEAAARESIDRLTPDHVSDVMFTSGTTGHPKGVILTHGQTLRAYGWMSTEYTFDASDSFLVIPPFFHCFGYKAGWLASLMHGVTVIPMAVFDAGRALEIVQGERVSIVLGPPTIFHDLLNHPQRSWYDLSSLRVSMTGGTTIPESLIRAMKKDLSFDIVLSAYGLTESTALVTTTRVGDSEETVARTTGRPIPDVEVRITDDTGQEVPEGEEGEVLVRGYNVTRGYWDDPAATAETIDRDGWLHTGDIGRLDPDGNLAIVDRKKEMFIVGGFNAYPAEIEKLLLGYEPIAQAAVIGVPDERLGEVGCAFVVPRPGADVTAEDVIAWARDHMANFKVPRRVRFVDHLPRNASQKVLKHELRARLGS; from the coding sequence ATGCGACACGACCTGGAATTCCTCAGTATTCCGAACGTGGTGAGAGTCGCCGCCCAGCGGTTCGGCGACGCCCCGGCACTCGTCGACGGCGAACTGCGCCTCACCTTCCTGGAACTGGAGGCCCGGATGATCCACGCGGTGCGATCGGCGCTGGCACTCGGTATCGGGCCGGGTGACCGGGTCGGCCTGTGCGCACCGAACTCGGTCGAGTGGATCGTGACGGCTCTCGGCATCCAGGGCGCGGGAGGTGTCGTCGTACCGCTCAACACCCGCTTCAAGTCGACCGAGATCTCCTACATCCTGCGGAAGTCCGGCGCGAAGGCGCTGTTCGCCGCCGCGTCGTTCCTCGGCACCGACTACATCGCCGAGCTGAGACGAACCGACCCCGAACTGCCCGCGCTGCGCACCACGGTGTCGATGCCGGGCGGAGCGGAGGGCCTGTACTGGAGTCAGTTCCTCGCGCACGGCGAGGAGTGTCCCGAGGCGGCCGCCCGCGAGTCCATCGACCGGCTCACTCCGGATCACGTCTCCGACGTGATGTTCACCTCCGGCACAACCGGCCACCCCAAGGGCGTGATACTCACCCACGGGCAGACACTGCGGGCGTACGGCTGGATGTCCACTGAGTACACCTTCGACGCCTCCGACAGCTTCCTGGTCATCCCGCCGTTCTTCCACTGCTTCGGCTACAAGGCGGGCTGGCTCGCCTCGCTGATGCACGGGGTGACCGTGATTCCCATGGCCGTCTTCGACGCGGGGCGCGCCCTCGAAATCGTTCAAGGAGAGCGGGTGAGCATCGTCCTCGGCCCGCCGACCATCTTCCACGACCTGCTGAACCATCCGCAGCGGTCCTGGTACGACCTGTCGTCCCTGCGGGTGTCGATGACGGGCGGCACGACCATCCCCGAGTCGCTGATCCGCGCGATGAAGAAGGATCTCTCCTTCGACATCGTGCTGAGCGCCTACGGCCTCACGGAGTCGACGGCGCTGGTCACCACGACCAGGGTCGGGGACAGCGAGGAGACGGTGGCCCGCACCACCGGGCGTCCGATTCCGGACGTCGAGGTCCGGATCACCGACGACACCGGGCAGGAGGTGCCGGAGGGCGAGGAGGGGGAGGTCCTGGTTCGCGGCTACAACGTCACGCGCGGCTACTGGGACGACCCCGCGGCCACCGCCGAGACGATCGACCGCGACGGCTGGCTGCACACCGGCGACATCGGCCGCCTGGACCCGGACGGCAACCTGGCGATCGTCGACCGGAAGAAGGAGATGTTCATCGTGGGCGGCTTCAACGCCTACCCGGCCGAGATCGAGAAGCTGCTCCTCGGCTACGAGCCGATAGCGCAGGCGGCGGTGATCGGGGTTCCGGACGAGCGGCTCGGCGAGGTCGGCTGCGCCTTCGTCGTGCCGAGGCCGGGCGCGGACGTCACGGCGGAGGACGTGATCGCCTGGGCCCGGGACCACATGGCCAACTTCAAGGTGCCCCGCCGGGTGCGCTTCGTGGACCACCTGCCGCGCAATGCCAGTCAGAAGGTGCTCAAGCACGAGCTGCGCGCACGGCTGGGGAGCTGA
- a CDS encoding acyl-CoA dehydrogenase family protein, which translates to MTDTPLDFGDPEDLERLRHDFRAWLAGHPLPERPPGEPLPVFLHRWHRRLYSGGWVGLDVPEQYGGRGLTALHQVTVSDELGARGAPGVPRIGYLAHALLRFGSEEQRRRLLPRMLSGDDVWCQGFSEPGAGSDLAGMSTYAERRPEGHYIVNGQKLWTSYAQYSGLCLLLARTDRAAPAHASISAFVLPLDRPGVTVRPLRAANGDDEFCELFLDDVRLEESERIGAEGDGWPLAMTTVAYERNALDTGHLSKYGLLIERLRRAAHERRGTLPDGLLSDIGRCAVDYQVLVAHARRRTAERLAGQSAGPESSVDKLLMTRAEQRLYETALRVFPEELYGEGGEVLGDYFYSRAASVYGGTSQIQRNIIAKRLLGLPVGPRA; encoded by the coding sequence ATGACGGACACTCCCCTGGACTTCGGCGACCCTGAGGACCTGGAACGCCTGCGCCACGACTTCCGCGCCTGGCTGGCCGGCCACCCGCTGCCCGAACGGCCCCCCGGCGAGCCGCTCCCCGTGTTCCTGCACCGCTGGCACCGCCGGCTGTACTCCGGCGGCTGGGTCGGCCTCGACGTCCCGGAGCAGTACGGCGGCCGGGGTCTGACCGCGCTGCACCAGGTCACGGTCAGCGACGAACTGGGGGCACGGGGTGCGCCCGGTGTCCCCCGCATCGGCTATCTCGCCCACGCCCTGCTGCGGTTCGGCTCCGAGGAGCAGCGCCGCCGGCTGCTGCCGCGCATGCTCTCCGGTGACGACGTGTGGTGCCAGGGCTTCAGCGAGCCCGGCGCCGGCTCGGACCTGGCCGGCATGAGCACCTACGCCGAGCGCCGCCCGGAGGGCCACTACATCGTCAACGGCCAGAAGCTCTGGACGAGTTACGCCCAGTACTCCGGCCTCTGCCTGCTCCTGGCCCGCACTGATCGCGCCGCTCCGGCCCACGCCTCCATCTCGGCCTTCGTGCTGCCTCTGGACCGCCCCGGCGTGACCGTACGGCCGCTGCGTGCGGCGAACGGCGACGACGAGTTCTGCGAACTGTTCCTCGACGACGTGCGCCTGGAGGAGTCCGAACGGATCGGCGCCGAGGGCGACGGCTGGCCTCTGGCGATGACTACGGTGGCGTACGAGCGCAACGCGCTGGACACCGGTCACCTGTCGAAGTACGGGCTGCTGATCGAACGGCTGCGCCGCGCCGCGCACGAGCGACGCGGCACGCTCCCGGACGGGCTGCTGTCGGACATCGGGCGCTGTGCCGTCGACTACCAGGTCCTTGTCGCCCACGCGCGGCGCCGCACCGCCGAGCGCCTCGCCGGGCAGAGCGCGGGACCGGAGTCCTCCGTGGACAAGCTGCTCATGACCCGCGCCGAACAGCGCCTGTACGAGACGGCGTTGAGGGTCTTCCCCGAGGAACTGTACGGGGAGGGCGGCGAGGTCCTGGGCGACTACTTCTACTCGCGGGCCGCGTCCGTGTACGGCGGCACGTCCCAGATCCAGCGGAACATCATCGCCAAGCGGCTGCTGGGCCTGCCCGTCGGCCCCCGTGCCTGA
- a CDS encoding acyl-CoA dehydrogenase family protein — protein MERDEFTLVRDMLRAFATRFRSGSADDVKAQTRTDAQRALDELGLSGLRRTSPPAATVQECALLAEEHGRQPLTTSLLGTALLAPELLRLLDLGERAEPVHGDRPTVALAGDLRFPDRDAVGLVAWDCDGADTALFVHAEGRVTEHELGAPAPTADLLRGVRRASAEGRPVGRLTPGAHQCWQAYALVVVASELVGAARSFVGQSVDYARERHQYGQPIGSFQAVQHQLADATVLVEACTSATRYAAWCLDSETPGRALTAARVAKAEVNSAAVEAVYAGMQVFGGIAQTWEHVAHLYLRRVLVGAAVLATTADLLTVLAAPEATR, from the coding sequence GTGGAACGCGACGAGTTCACACTGGTTCGCGACATGCTGCGGGCGTTCGCGACCCGCTTCCGCAGCGGCTCGGCCGACGACGTCAAGGCGCAGACTCGCACGGACGCACAGCGCGCCTTGGACGAGCTCGGCCTGTCCGGCCTCCGCCGCACCTCCCCGCCGGCCGCCACCGTGCAGGAGTGCGCCCTGCTCGCCGAGGAGCACGGCCGGCAGCCCCTGACCACGTCCCTGCTCGGCACGGCGCTGCTCGCCCCCGAGCTGCTGCGTCTCCTCGACCTCGGCGAGCGGGCCGAGCCCGTCCACGGCGACCGCCCCACCGTCGCCCTCGCCGGCGACCTGCGCTTCCCGGACCGCGATGCGGTCGGCCTCGTCGCCTGGGACTGCGACGGCGCGGACACGGCGCTCTTCGTACATGCCGAAGGTCGCGTGACCGAGCACGAGTTGGGGGCCCCCGCACCGACCGCAGACCTGCTGCGCGGTGTGCGGCGGGCCTCGGCCGAGGGCCGGCCCGTCGGCCGGCTCACCCCGGGCGCGCACCAGTGCTGGCAGGCGTACGCCCTGGTCGTGGTGGCGAGCGAACTCGTGGGGGCGGCCCGTTCGTTCGTCGGGCAGAGCGTGGACTACGCCCGCGAACGCCACCAGTACGGACAGCCGATCGGCTCCTTCCAGGCCGTGCAGCACCAGCTCGCCGACGCCACCGTCCTCGTGGAGGCCTGCACCAGCGCCACCCGCTACGCCGCGTGGTGCCTGGACAGCGAAACGCCGGGCCGTGCGCTGACCGCGGCCCGCGTGGCCAAGGCGGAGGTCAACTCCGCGGCCGTGGAAGCCGTGTACGCCGGGATGCAGGTGTTCGGCGGGATCGCCCAGACCTGGGAGCACGTGGCCCACCTGTACCTGCGCCGGGTCCTCGTCGGAGCGGCCGTGCTCGCGACCACGGCCGACCTGCTGACCGTCCTGGCCGCACCGGAGGCGACGCGATGA
- a CDS encoding enoyl-CoA hydratase/isomerase family protein, with translation MTDVSPVLTVADDGDVRIVTLNRPDRLNGVSAELHFRLSQVWRELAEDAGARAVVLTGAGRAFSAGGDFDHLLRHHDDPELRERSIRLDRTIQTDMIRFPLPVVAAVNGPAVGLGCSLALGCDLVLMAEDAYLADPHISVGLVAGDGGVTLWPLLTSLLRVKEYLFTGDRIPAATAVELGLANRTVPGPDLMGEALALAHRLAAQPPEALRATKAALAAVVEQVSRGGMEAALLAERSTMTSPDHIRIVGDLAARASRRPSAAEEV, from the coding sequence ATGACCGACGTGAGCCCCGTTCTGACCGTGGCCGACGACGGAGATGTCCGCATCGTCACGCTGAACCGCCCCGACCGCCTCAACGGCGTCTCGGCGGAGCTCCACTTCCGGCTGTCCCAGGTCTGGCGCGAGCTCGCGGAGGACGCCGGAGCGCGGGCGGTCGTCCTCACCGGGGCGGGCCGGGCGTTCAGCGCGGGCGGCGACTTCGACCATCTGCTGCGCCATCACGACGACCCGGAGCTGCGCGAGCGGTCCATCCGGCTCGACCGGACCATCCAGACGGACATGATCCGCTTCCCGCTGCCCGTCGTCGCGGCCGTCAACGGCCCCGCGGTGGGCCTGGGCTGCTCTCTCGCGCTGGGGTGCGACCTCGTGCTCATGGCCGAGGACGCCTACCTCGCGGACCCGCACATCTCGGTGGGCCTGGTGGCGGGCGACGGCGGAGTGACCCTCTGGCCGCTGCTGACGAGCCTGCTGCGCGTGAAGGAGTACCTGTTCACCGGGGACCGCATCCCGGCCGCCACCGCCGTCGAACTCGGCCTGGCCAACCGGACCGTCCCGGGCCCCGATCTCATGGGCGAAGCCCTGGCACTGGCCCACCGGCTCGCCGCGCAGCCCCCGGAGGCGCTGCGCGCCACCAAGGCGGCGCTCGCGGCGGTGGTCGAGCAGGTCTCGCGGGGCGGCATGGAGGCGGCGCTGCTGGCCGAGCGCTCCACCATGACCAGCCCCGACCACATCCGCATCGTGGGCGACCTCGCCGCCCGGGCGAGCCGCCGTCCCAGCGCCGCCGAGGAGGTCTGA
- a CDS encoding FCD domain-containing protein gives MEQTGLSRATVREALRILEVERLVEIRPGRGGGAFVHRPGRESLANTVQLVIRGQQVRLEALHETREAIEPACAALAAGRRTEQDLADLDAAHAELVDAGDDIRRFLRANVRWHNAVARAGGNELLIGFLSALSESIYVATNLERFLDTGIREVTAQAHAKITEAIRSGDAAAARRRMSRHVCGFARAAAEVDGRERVELTEPED, from the coding sequence GTGGAGCAGACGGGACTGAGCCGGGCGACCGTGCGGGAGGCGTTGCGCATCCTGGAGGTCGAGCGGCTGGTGGAGATCCGGCCGGGACGCGGAGGCGGGGCCTTCGTGCACCGGCCGGGCCGCGAATCCCTGGCGAACACCGTGCAGTTGGTCATCCGCGGCCAGCAGGTCCGGCTGGAGGCCCTGCACGAGACCCGTGAGGCGATCGAGCCCGCGTGCGCCGCGCTCGCGGCCGGCCGGCGCACCGAGCAGGATCTGGCCGACCTGGACGCCGCCCATGCCGAGCTGGTCGACGCCGGTGACGACATCCGCCGTTTCCTGCGGGCCAACGTCCGCTGGCACAACGCGGTAGCGAGGGCGGGCGGCAACGAACTGCTCATCGGGTTCCTCAGCGCGCTCTCGGAGTCGATCTACGTCGCCACGAACCTGGAACGGTTCCTGGACACCGGTATCCGCGAGGTCACCGCCCAGGCACACGCGAAGATCACCGAGGCCATCCGGTCGGGTGACGCGGCGGCGGCCCGGAGGCGGATGAGCCGCCATGTGTGCGGGTTCGCACGGGCCGCAGCCGAGGTGGACGGCCGGGAACGCGTCGAACTGACCGAGCCCGAAGACTGA